The genomic region GTTTACTATGTATTTTAACACAAACCTTTCTATTCATGAAGAAAAAATAGAATCAAAAAATTTACATTTTTTCCGATACAAAGAACATGGATTTAAAACGACTATTCCTATTTTTCCTCCTATATATCATAATCATGAATTTAACTATGCTTCTATTTTGAGTTGGTATAATCCAAAATGGAAGAAATATGCATGGATTGTTTTTATACCTATTGTTGTCGTAATCATTACGTTTTTATCCAACGGAGCTAATTTAACTGATGGAATAGACGGATTAACAGCTGGTATTTCTTCTATCATTTTTGCTACTTTATCTTTATTATCTATCATTTCTAGCAATAAAATATATTCTTCTTATTTTCATTTTATATATCTTCCTCATCTAGAAGAGATCATCATATTCTCTTTTTCTTTTTTGGGATCTTTAATAAGTTTTCTTTGGTATAATACTTATCCAGCTCAAATTTTTATGGGGGATACTGGAAGCTTAACTATAGGAGGAGTTATCGCTACATTGTCGATTATCAATCGAAAAGAGTTGATATTGCCTATTTTATGTGGAATTTTTTTTATAGAAAATATTTCTGTAATCATGCAAGTATTGTATTTTAGATATTCTAAAAGAAAATATGGCATAGGAAAGAGAATTTTTCTCATGGCTCCTTTACATCATCATTTTCAAAAATTAGGATATCATGAAAATAAAATTTTCAATCGTTTTATCATTATACAAATGATGCTATCTATGTTAGTCTTTATTTTATTAATTATATAAATAAAAATCAAAACGAACAATGAAAAAAAAATTCATAGTTATATTAGGTGGAGGAGAAAGTGGAGTAGGGGCCGCTTTATTAGCTAAAAAAAATGGATTAAAAATATTTTTGTCAGATTCTGGAATAATTCGAGAAAAATACAAAAAAATTTTAATAAAAAATGAAATTCCTTTTGAAGAAAAAAGACATACAGAGAATTTTATTCTTAAAAATGCTATGAAAGTGATAAAAAGTCCTGGATTTTCTCGAAATCATCCTTTTATAAAAAAAATTATTTCGTTAGGAATTCCTATACAATCCGAACTAGAATTCGGAAAAAGTTATATAGAAAATTCTTATGTGATTGGAATCACAGGAAGTAATGGAAAAACAACAACTTGTTCTATTATTTATAAAATACTTAAAAAAAAAGGAATCAATGTAGGACTAGCAGGAAATATTGGATATAGTTTTTCTAAAGAAGCCATAAAAAAAAAGATGTTTATATATTAGAAATGAGTAGTTTTCAATTAGATGATTGTTTAAATTTTTGTTCAAATATTGCAGTTTTATTAAACATAACAAGAGATCATTTAAATAGATATGATCATATTGATCATTACATTGATTCCAAATTTAGAATAGCACTTTTTCAAAAAAAAGAAAATATTTTTATTTATAATCATGACGATCCTATTATAAGAGAGGGGTTAAAAAAATATTCGATTGTATCTCAATGTATTCCTTTTTCTATAAAGGAAGAATTACGTATCGGTGCTTATATAAAAGATCAAAAAATATTTATTCGAAATCAAAAAAATCAAGAAGTATTTTTTATAAACGTAAAAGATATTCCTTTAATCGGAGATCATAATCTATATAATATTATGGCTTCATTAATTATATCCGAAATATTAA from Blattabacterium cuenoti harbors:
- the mraY gene encoding phospho-N-acetylmuramoyl-pentapeptide-transferase — its product is MLLITIYFFFNINSVFYRAIIGFFLSFCIAFILYQKIICWNQKSSMLGEKIRDLGLMGQKEKEGTPTMGGFVIIFSTLISTIFFSKLNNVYVFMLIMTTLYMGCVGFIDDYIKIKYNKKGLGVMGKILSQIVLGIFIGFTMYFNTNLSIHEEKIESKNLHFFRYKEHGFKTTIPIFPPIYHNHEFNYASILSWYNPKWKKYAWIVFIPIVVVIITFLSNGANLTDGIDGLTAGISSIIFATLSLLSIISSNKIYSSYFHFIYLPHLEEIIIFSFSFLGSLISFLWYNTYPAQIFMGDTGSLTIGGVIATLSIINRKELILPILCGIFFIENISVIMQVLYFRYSKRKYGIGKRIFLMAPLHHHFQKLGYHENKIFNRFIIIQMMLSMLVFILLII
- a CDS encoding Mur ligase family protein, whose protein sequence is MKKKFIVILGGGESGVGAALLAKKNGLKIFLSDSGIIREKYKKILIKNEIPFEEKRHTENFILKNAMKVIKSPGFSRNHPFIKKIISLGIPIQSELEFGKSYIENSYVIGITGSNGKTTTCSIIYKILKKKGINVGLAGNIGYSFSKEAIKKKMFIY